TCCGGGGGGCGGGGGAGAAGCCCGCACGAAGCGCTCGCGTCCGGTGAGGTCGGGCAGGACTTCGGCCTCCCAGCCCTGCGCCCGCAAGTCCCCAGCCAGGGTGGGAGCATTGCGGGGGTCGAGTTCGAGGAGCAGGAGGCCCCCCGGCGCCAGCGCCGCCCCCGCCTGCGCTGCGAGGGGCCGCGCCACGTCCAGCCCGTCCGGTCCCGCGTAGAGGGCGAGGTCGGGGTCGTACCTCACCTCCGGGTCAGCCTCGGCGCGGTCCCCATCGGGGAGGTAGGGCGGATTGCTGAGCACGAGGTCGAAGGGGCCGGGCAACCCCGCGAGCAGACTGCCCGACGCGAAGGCCACGTCCAGCCCGTTCAGCGCGGCATTCTCGCGGGCCAGGGCCAGCGCCTCCGGGCTGAGGTCGGTCGCGGTGACGCTGGCGTCGGGGCGGGCGGCCTTCAGCCCCAGGGCGAGGGCGCCCGTGCCGGTGCCGACGTCGAGCACGCGGGGAGCCGGAACGCCGCGCAGCGCCACCAGCGCGAGGTGCAGCAGCCACTCGGTTTCGGGGCGGGGCACCAGCGCCCGCGTGTCTGTCCGCAGCCGCACGCCGCCCCACTCGACCTCGCCCAGCAGGTGCTGGAGGGGCACCCGCGCGGCCCGGCGCTCCACCAGTGCCCGCAGCCGCGCGGCGTCGGCCTCCGGCACCACCTCCTCCGCACGGGTCAGCAGCGCGGCCCCGGTCAACCCCAGCGCGTGCAGGACGAGGGCGCGGGCGTCCGCCTCCGGGGAGGGGACGCCCGCCGCCCGCAGCCGCTCGCGGGCCTCGGTCAGCAAGGTGCGGAGGGGCGGCATGGGCTAGGGAAGCCGCCTCACTCCCCGTAGCTCCTGGGCTTGATGATCAGTCGTCGCGCCGAGCCCTCGCCTACCGACTCGGTGGTCACGTCGGGATGCTCCTTGAGGGCGATGTGCAGCACGCGGCGGTCGGCGGCGGGCATGGGCTGGAGTTCGTGGGCCTCGCCGCTCTTGGCGACCTGCACGGCGAGGCGCTCGGCCAGTTTGCTCAGCGTGTCGGCCTGCCGTTTGCGGAAGCCGCCCACGTCTACCCGCACCCGCAGGTCGGTGCGGCCCGCCTGTTTGGCGAGCACGGTGTACGCCAGCACCTCGATGGCCCCCAACGTGCGGCCGTCGCGGCCCGCGAGCCGGGCGGCATTCTCCCCCGTGATCTCGGCTTCCAGAGCGCCTTCACCCTCGCGCACGCTGACCGAAAGGCCGGGGTCGATGCGGGCGGCGAGGCCCGTCAGAAAGCGGTCGAGCACCGCGCGGGGGTCCTCGTCGGCGGGGCTCATGACCGGGACCGGGCCAGCGGCGACCTCCGGCGCGGGCGGGGGCGCCTCCGTCTCGTCCGCGCCCGAGATGCCCAGCCCGGCGAGGTAGTCGTCGAGGTTCGTGCGGTTGTCCATGAGAAACAGTCTACAGAGCAGGGGGGGCGGCAGGCTGCTGGCCCCCACCCCCCCCAGCCCCGTGCGCTTAGCCTTCCGCGTTCTTCTCCACGAGGTAGGCCCGCTCGATCACGTCCGGCGTGCCGGGCATGCCGGGCTGGATGCGGGTGAGGCGGTCGAGCACGTCCAGCCCCTCCACCACGCGCCCGAAGACGGTGTGCCGTCCGTCAAGGTGCGGGGTCGGTCCGAAGGTGATGAAAAACTGCGAGCCGTTGGTGCCCTGGCCCATCCGCGTCCCCGCGTTCGCCATGCTCAGCACGCCCTTGGCGTCGTGGCGCTGCCCGTTGATCTCGTCGTCGAAGGTGTAGCCGGGGCCGCCCGTGCCCGTGCCGGTGGGGTCGCCGCCCTGCGCCATGAAGCCGTCAATCACGCGGTGGAACTTGATCCCGTCGTAATAGTGGTGCCGGATCAGGTACGCGAACGAATTGACGGTCATAGGTGCGTCGTCGGAATACAGGTCGATCACGATCCGGCCCTTGCTCGTCTCCAGCACGGCACGGTAGGCCTTGCCCGGCTCGATGCCGTCGCCGAGTTCGGGCATCTGGGAAAAGCTGGTCTGGCGTTCGTCGCTCAGGTACGGCGTGGCCTGGAACCCGTCCGCGGTGTAGTCACTCATGGGGAGCATTGTACCGGGGTAGAGCAGAGGATCGCCGGACGCGGCACCCCCCGCAAAGCCACGCTCCGCGCCACCTTGAACTTATACCGGATGCCGACCGCCTCCAGCCGTTCCCCCAGCCGTCTCAGGTTCTCGGGGGTTACGTCCGGGTGCGGCTCAAAACCGATGGAAAGTCCTTCCGTACCAAAGCCAATCTCATTCAGCCTTGGCCCCAGGAGGGGGTCGGTCTTCACCAGGTAAAAGGCGAGGACGAGGTTGGCTGGAGCGTCTTGCGCCACGAGCCG
This portion of the Deinococcus terrestris genome encodes:
- the prmC gene encoding peptide chain release factor N(5)-glutamine methyltransferase encodes the protein MPPLRTLLTEARERLRAAGVPSPEADARALVLHALGLTGAALLTRAEEVVPEADAARLRALVERRAARVPLQHLLGEVEWGGVRLRTDTRALVPRPETEWLLHLALVALRGVPAPRVLDVGTGTGALALGLKAARPDASVTATDLSPEALALARENAALNGLDVAFASGSLLAGLPGPFDLVLSNPPYLPDGDRAEADPEVRYDPDLALYAGPDGLDVARPLAAQAGAALAPGGLLLLELDPRNAPTLAGDLRAQGWEAEVLPDLTGRERFVRASPPPPGVSPAQESGAAG
- a CDS encoding peptidylprolyl isomerase, encoding MSDYTADGFQATPYLSDERQTSFSQMPELGDGIEPGKAYRAVLETSKGRIVIDLYSDDAPMTVNSFAYLIRHHYYDGIKFHRVIDGFMAQGGDPTGTGTGGPGYTFDDEINGQRHDAKGVLSMANAGTRMGQGTNGSQFFITFGPTPHLDGRHTVFGRVVEGLDVLDRLTRIQPGMPGTPDVIERAYLVEKNAEG
- a CDS encoding Jag family protein, which gives rise to MDNRTNLDDYLAGLGISGADETEAPPPAPEVAAGPVPVMSPADEDPRAVLDRFLTGLAARIDPGLSVSVREGEGALEAEITGENAARLAGRDGRTLGAIEVLAYTVLAKQAGRTDLRVRVDVGGFRKRQADTLSKLAERLAVQVAKSGEAHELQPMPAADRRVLHIALKEHPDVTTESVGEGSARRLIIKPRSYGE